CAATTCCGTGTTCAAAGCAGTGTCGGCGGCGGTGCGCAAGGTCAACGGACGCCTCAACTGCGCTCCCGCGACCAGCTCTGCCAGCGATTATCTTTCCCGCCGCAAGGTGGATGGGATTGTGATTGACATGGACCTGCCCGGCGCGCTGCAACTGCTGCAAAACATCCGCTCCGGCGGCTCCAACCGGGCGTCAGTGATTTTCGCCTGCATGGGCAACGCCCCGGAGACGCAAGGCGTGATCCGCGCCGGCGCCAACTTCGCCCTGCACCGTCCTCTGCACTCGGACAAAGTTGCCAACATCTTCAACCTGGCCACGGGCATGATGGCCGCGGAGAAGCGCCGTTATTACCGCCATCCGCTCATGGTGCCGGTGGAAATGAAAGCCAACGGCAAGGAACTGGAAAGCACCATGTGCAATCTGAGCGAAGGCGGCATGGCCATCTGGTCTCTGAATTACCACGCCAAGGGCTCCAAAGTGGAGTTTGCGTTTGACCTGCCTGCCGGCGGACGCATCCAGGGCGCGGGCGAAATCGCCTGGAACGGCACCGACGGCCTGGCCGGCATCCGCTTCAACATCCTGGCGAACGAAGTCTATTCCCAGCTCTCCAGTTGGGTGGGCCGGCGATATTCGAAGCCCGCGGCGTAAGGGCAAAACCTAAACCACAAAGGACAGGAAGAACCACAAAGGGCTTGCGCCGAGCCCGAACTCA
The Terriglobia bacterium genome window above contains:
- a CDS encoding PilZ domain-containing protein; this encodes MSSSPAKDVRSDPPASGLEFLVVGSDNSVFKAVSAAVRKVNGRLNCAPATSSASDYLSRRKVDGIVIDMDLPGALQLLQNIRSGGSNRASVIFACMGNAPETQGVIRAGANFALHRPLHSDKVANIFNLATGMMAAEKRRYYRHPLMVPVEMKANGKELESTMCNLSEGGMAIWSLNYHAKGSKVEFAFDLPAGGRIQGAGEIAWNGTDGLAGIRFNILANEVYSQLSSWVGRRYSKPAA